Part of the Janibacter alkaliphilus genome is shown below.
GCCGAGGCGACCGAGCAGATCGTCGCCGCGGTGGCCGACCTCGTGGCCCGTCTGCGGGAGCGCAGCGACGCCCCGGTCGAAGGGATCGGGCTGGCCGTCGCGGCGATGCTCGACCCCGCCGCCGGGCACATCTGGTTCGCACCCAACCTGCCGTGGCGGGACATCGACCTCGGGGCGATGGTCGCCGAGCGCGTCGGCGAGCCGGTGGTCATCGAGAACGACGCCAACGCCGCCGCCTGGGGCGAGTACCGGCACGGGGCCGGGGTCGACCACGACGACATGGTGCTCTTCACGGTCGGCACCGGCGTCGGCGGCGGCTGCATCGTCGACGACCGGCTGCTGCACGGCGCCTTCGGCATCGGCGGCGAGCTGGGCCACGTCATCCTCGACCCGGACGGGCCCCGCTGCGGCTGCGGCAACAAGGGCTGCCTGGAGGTCTTCGCCTCGGGCAGCGCGCTGGTGCGGGCCGCCCGTGACCTGGTCACCTCGGCCTCCCCGCTGGGCGAGGCGCTGCGCGAGCGCTGCGGGGGCGACCCGGACCGCCTCGAGGGTGCCGACGTCACCGAGCTCGCCCAGGGCGGCGACCTGGCCAGCACCGAGCTGCTCGAGGAGCTCGGGACCCGGCTCGGGCACGGGATCGCCAGCGTCTGCGCGGTGCTCGACCCGCGGATCGTCGTCGTCGGCGGCGGGGTGAGCGCGGCCGGGGAGCTGCTGCTGGGACCCGCCCGGCAGGCCTTCGCCCGGCACCTCATCGGCCGCGGCCACCGACCCACGCCGGACCTCGTGCTGGCCCGGCTGGGCAACGACGCCGGGGTGGTCGGCGCTGCCGCGCTGGCCCGGGAGCACCGGGCCGCCGGCAGGGGTGAGGGGTGACCCCGGCCCGCACCGGCAGCACCGCGATCGGCATCGACATCGGCGGGACCAAGGTCTCCGGCGGGGTGGTCGACGCCGGCGGTCGGATCCGGGTACGCACCCGACGGGACACCCCGGACCGCTCGCACACCCCCGCGGTGGTCGAGGACACCATCGTCGAGGTCGTCGACGACCTCCTCGGCCAGGCCGTCGACGCCGGGCTGCCGGCGCCGCAGAGCGTCGGGGTCGGCGCCGCCGGCTTCGTCGCCGCGGACCGCGCCACTGTCGTCTTCGCCCCGCACCTCTCCTGGCGCAACGAGCCGCTGCGGCAGTCGCTGGGGGAGCGGGTGGACCTGCC
Proteins encoded:
- a CDS encoding ROK family protein produces the protein MSASAQPGAPAIGIDVGGTKIAGALVAPDGQIIHRERVETPAEATEQIVAAVADLVARLRERSDAPVEGIGLAVAAMLDPAAGHIWFAPNLPWRDIDLGAMVAERVGEPVVIENDANAAAWGEYRHGAGVDHDDMVLFTVGTGVGGGCIVDDRLLHGAFGIGGELGHVILDPDGPRCGCGNKGCLEVFASGSALVRAARDLVTSASPLGEALRERCGGDPDRLEGADVTELAQGGDLASTELLEELGTRLGHGIASVCAVLDPRIVVVGGGVSAAGELLLGPARQAFARHLIGRGHRPTPDLVLARLGNDAGVVGAAALAREHRAAGRGEG